In the Flavobacterium acetivorans genome, one interval contains:
- a CDS encoding M20 family metallo-hydrolase, with the protein MKNIETLTQEAISLLKALIETPSFSSEEDQTALLIENWFHQNEIPFNRENNNVWAFNKHFDKAKPTLLLNSHHDTVKPNQAYTNDPFKAIVKDGKLFGLGSNDAGGCLVSLLATFVHFYAHENLPYNIVIVASAEEESSGKNGLNSVLQHLPVLDCAIVGEPTLMQLAIAEKGLLVLDVKVKGTASHAAHQNDDNSIYNAIPVMQWFKTFEFDKISEQLGPVKMTVTQISAGKQHNVVPSECDLVIDIRVNDCYSNPEILAIVKKHVAAQITPRSMHLNASSIPATHGLVQAGIALGRTTYGSPTLSDQSVLSCQSLKLGPGETLRSHSANEFIYLHEIEEGIQLYIKILTDFFKQ; encoded by the coding sequence TTTGATCGAAAACTGGTTCCATCAAAACGAAATTCCATTCAACAGAGAAAACAATAATGTTTGGGCTTTCAATAAACATTTTGACAAAGCTAAACCTACACTTTTACTCAATTCTCACCACGATACCGTTAAACCCAATCAGGCGTACACCAATGATCCTTTTAAAGCGATTGTAAAAGACGGTAAATTATTCGGCCTCGGTAGCAATGATGCCGGAGGTTGTCTGGTTTCCTTATTGGCTACTTTTGTTCATTTCTATGCTCATGAAAACTTGCCTTACAATATTGTAATCGTAGCTTCAGCCGAAGAAGAAAGCAGCGGTAAAAACGGACTAAACAGCGTGTTGCAACACTTACCGGTCTTGGATTGTGCCATCGTAGGCGAACCTACTTTGATGCAATTGGCTATAGCCGAAAAAGGACTGTTGGTATTAGACGTAAAAGTAAAAGGAACTGCCAGTCACGCAGCACATCAAAACGATGACAACTCAATATACAATGCGATCCCGGTGATGCAATGGTTCAAAACCTTTGAATTTGATAAAATATCAGAGCAATTAGGTCCTGTAAAAATGACCGTAACCCAGATCAGTGCCGGAAAACAACACAATGTAGTTCCATCAGAATGTGATTTAGTAATTGACATTCGAGTGAATGATTGCTATTCTAATCCTGAAATTTTAGCCATTGTCAAAAAACATGTAGCAGCCCAGATAACACCCCGTTCCATGCACTTAAACGCCTCTTCCATTCCTGCAACCCACGGTTTGGTTCAAGCTGGAATTGCCTTGGGAAGAACAACCTATGGCTCACCTACCCTTTCAGACCAATCGGTTTTGAGCTGTCAATCCTTAAAATTAGGGCCTGGTGAAACCCTGAGGTCGCATTCGGCTAATGAATTCATATATTTACATGAAATAGAAGAAGGAATCCAATTATATATCAAAATACTGACTGATTTTTTCAAACAATAA